A genomic segment from Lignipirellula cremea encodes:
- a CDS encoding right-handed parallel beta-helix repeat-containing protein — MTTWNHPPQPQQAGALVRFVCLATFAALGVAPVDHLAAADSFDWIPSEALADGSRTADTGEQILPTLTETATPKATADLAKFTREYTLELGKFGISNQGRNPVETSKGINAALQHAKTLKANRILFPPGEYLLSAADPIVIDHQDTVINLNGAVLQLSPNDQKNYSIIDIIVGAENLRLTNGKLRGDKDKHDFSQGGSHEWGHGLIVHGGKNLEIDHLEISNCTGDGANTRFTGARDRPELLAAIKHSVYIKHLEQGAFTAEGVKVDSKEKTRSIEPFDLTSCNGEFEFGYSTGYLGYPFVKGRVYQTYFYDDQKNFLERKKCLQFRKVKIPAGGKYLHLEFNQPEVTDVPLHAGAGKGSFIGRITNFQGSVDVHFHHNQLNKNRRLGLAFCGGRQWLIEDCLFAGNGGTAPAFGIDFEDGWEFMQDVVVRNNRFRDNVAGDLVICAGSELLIEGNVFEKTVAVHGRPHNYTFRNNKYTGGTVRYMTRTGVAKIHNNTYENCSLAIVFDNKAVADGLNREAGQAVATPALTLENETLSDVKKVSGTYLQFVNSTMNNVQFVAGDDTRLVRFQGCKVRDSSILYEAAGPPVLVEVDDENSAPAPTGPGLDRRQSK, encoded by the coding sequence ATGACGACCTGGAATCATCCCCCGCAGCCGCAGCAAGCCGGCGCCCTCGTCCGCTTCGTCTGTCTCGCGACATTCGCCGCCTTGGGCGTAGCGCCCGTTGATCATCTGGCGGCCGCCGACAGCTTTGACTGGATCCCCAGCGAAGCGCTTGCCGACGGCTCGCGGACCGCCGACACCGGCGAGCAGATCCTGCCGACCCTGACCGAAACGGCCACCCCCAAGGCGACCGCCGACCTGGCGAAGTTCACCCGGGAGTACACCCTGGAACTGGGCAAGTTCGGGATCAGCAACCAGGGGCGGAACCCGGTCGAAACCTCCAAAGGGATCAACGCGGCCCTGCAGCACGCCAAAACGCTCAAGGCGAATCGCATCCTGTTCCCGCCCGGCGAGTACCTGCTGAGTGCGGCCGATCCGATCGTGATCGACCACCAGGACACGGTCATCAATCTGAACGGAGCCGTGCTGCAGCTCAGCCCTAACGACCAGAAGAACTACAGCATCATCGACATCATTGTCGGCGCCGAGAATCTGCGTTTGACCAACGGCAAGCTGCGCGGCGACAAGGACAAGCATGATTTTTCCCAGGGCGGATCGCACGAGTGGGGCCATGGCCTGATCGTCCACGGCGGGAAGAACCTGGAGATCGACCATCTGGAAATCAGCAACTGCACCGGCGACGGCGCCAACACCCGTTTCACCGGCGCCCGGGATCGGCCCGAACTGCTGGCGGCGATCAAGCACTCGGTCTATATCAAGCATCTGGAGCAGGGAGCCTTCACGGCGGAAGGCGTCAAAGTCGACAGCAAAGAGAAGACCCGCAGCATCGAGCCGTTCGACCTGACATCCTGCAACGGCGAGTTTGAATTCGGCTACTCCACCGGATACCTGGGCTATCCGTTCGTCAAAGGCCGCGTCTACCAGACTTACTTTTACGACGACCAGAAGAACTTCCTGGAAAGGAAAAAGTGCCTGCAGTTCCGCAAAGTGAAGATTCCAGCCGGCGGCAAATACCTGCACCTGGAATTCAACCAGCCGGAAGTGACGGACGTCCCTCTGCACGCCGGCGCCGGGAAAGGCAGCTTCATCGGCCGGATCACCAACTTCCAGGGATCGGTAGATGTGCACTTCCACCATAACCAGCTGAACAAAAATCGTCGGCTGGGGCTGGCGTTCTGCGGCGGCCGGCAGTGGCTGATCGAAGACTGCCTGTTCGCCGGCAACGGCGGCACGGCTCCTGCCTTTGGGATCGACTTTGAAGACGGCTGGGAGTTCATGCAGGACGTGGTCGTCCGCAACAACCGCTTCCGCGACAACGTGGCCGGCGATCTGGTGATTTGCGCCGGCAGCGAGTTGCTGATCGAAGGGAACGTCTTTGAGAAAACGGTCGCCGTGCATGGCCGGCCGCACAACTATACCTTTCGCAACAACAAGTACACGGGCGGAACGGTCCGCTACATGACCCGCACCGGTGTGGCGAAAATTCACAACAACACCTACGAGAACTGCTCGCTGGCGATTGTGTTTGACAACAAGGCCGTCGCCGACGGTCTGAACCGCGAAGCCGGCCAGGCAGTCGCCACGCCCGCCTTGACGCTGGAGAACGAAACGCTGTCCGATGTAAAAAAGGTGAGCGGGACGTACCTGCAGTTTGTGAATTCCACGATGAACAACGTGCAGTTTGTCGCCGGCGACGACACCCGACTGGTCCGGTTCCAGGGCTGCAAGGTGCGTGATAGCAGCATCCTGTACGAAGCCGCCGGCCCGCCGGTCCTGGTCGAAGTCGACGACGAAAATTCCGCTCCCGCCCCGACCGGCCCCGGCCTGGACCGCCGGCAGTCAAAGTAA
- a CDS encoding M14 family zinc carboxypeptidase, protein MMTLRNSHRLANVALACLLGVCLANAALAADEVPPGAVTIRSDFPGGNIEILKNEGDQVQAAPDLRGDKPWFYWYLEATAIKPGRVNFTFPDKVVGFKNGAIGLQGPAISTDGGQSWKWMGTETVEGPAFYYDFSKADETVRFAVTIPYLQTDLAAFVKRNAANPHLQTTTLTRSQGDRPVEQLRIGKPGPGVQPMLVTGRHHAAESMASFVLEGFLQEAMSDSPAGAAFRKKYLLYAVPLVDKDGVEEGDQGKNRVPHDHNRDYGDDSIYPEIRAIKQLDKEVHFAFSLDFHCPTLVMPDHQVMYFVGARNHPENNYQNVAEFAGWIKKGLPPGAPSGPHVWLRDAETPTPMNSHYFGFKPGVVMAATLEFPFAPPGKVTDPDSCREYGRVVLRAWVETHFQKSDTSE, encoded by the coding sequence ATGATGACCCTGCGCAACTCGCATCGTCTGGCGAATGTCGCCCTGGCCTGCCTGCTGGGCGTCTGCCTGGCGAATGCTGCCTTGGCGGCCGATGAGGTCCCGCCTGGCGCCGTAACGATCCGCTCGGACTTCCCCGGCGGCAATATCGAGATCCTGAAGAACGAAGGCGACCAGGTCCAGGCGGCTCCCGACCTGCGCGGCGACAAGCCGTGGTTCTACTGGTACTTGGAAGCGACCGCGATCAAGCCTGGCAGGGTGAACTTTACCTTTCCCGACAAGGTCGTCGGCTTCAAGAACGGCGCCATCGGCCTGCAGGGGCCCGCCATCAGCACCGACGGCGGCCAGAGCTGGAAATGGATGGGAACCGAAACAGTCGAGGGTCCCGCCTTCTACTATGATTTTTCCAAGGCGGACGAAACGGTACGCTTTGCCGTGACGATCCCGTACCTGCAGACCGACCTTGCCGCTTTCGTGAAACGGAATGCGGCGAACCCTCACCTGCAGACGACCACCCTCACCCGTAGCCAGGGCGATCGCCCGGTCGAGCAGCTGCGGATCGGCAAACCCGGGCCGGGCGTGCAGCCGATGCTGGTCACAGGGCGCCACCATGCGGCCGAGTCGATGGCCAGCTTTGTGCTGGAAGGCTTCCTGCAGGAGGCCATGTCCGATAGCCCGGCCGGCGCCGCGTTCCGCAAAAAGTATCTGCTGTACGCCGTCCCTTTAGTGGATAAAGATGGCGTCGAAGAAGGGGATCAGGGAAAGAACCGCGTCCCCCATGATCACAATCGCGACTATGGCGACGACAGCATCTACCCGGAAATCAGGGCGATCAAACAGCTCGATAAAGAAGTCCACTTTGCCTTTTCGCTGGACTTCCATTGCCCGACGCTCGTCATGCCCGACCACCAGGTGATGTACTTTGTCGGCGCCAGGAATCATCCGGAGAACAACTACCAGAACGTGGCCGAGTTTGCCGGCTGGATCAAAAAGGGCTTGCCGCCGGGCGCTCCGTCCGGCCCGCATGTCTGGCTGCGGGACGCCGAAACGCCGACGCCGATGAACTCGCATTACTTTGGCTTCAAGCCGGGCGTGGTGATGGCGGCCACCCTGGAATTTCCTTTCGCCCCACCGGGCAAGGTCACCGATCCCGACAGCTGCCGCGAGTACGGCAGGGTCGTCCTCCGCGCCTGGGTCGAAACGCATTTCCAGAAAAGCGACACGTCTGAGTAA
- a CDS encoding DUF4838 domain-containing protein, with product MKSPLLVLALCCLGASPVAAATLVRDGKPQGEFVLADPPAPAEQYAVDDVCHWIEQITGAQVPVLTTASEQKNVKVFVGASFAGEFVDDLKKLAGNDGFAVRRRGENVYVFGSRPRGTLYGLYSLLEKNTDLIFARPHEEFGTVFGKTPNLELTETDFIDIPVFLNRRFGPNWPRHRPTGEWLLRNRDNTRDVRANYEGFLELDLIEPYGTNFAHPIAGHEEDHPEYFGYNPITRSRRFVKHGEGTMCLSVPGLPAIWAKGLADDVAKHEARWGRKVDQVRLGPGDNWFCCQCEKCLAPITLPDGTRRECQDPDSIKDPQFRSTQVFQFINEAMPTWQKLRPDTPLHVLAYIHFAEPPLVPVHPDLGVWFAPYPTSNLHFPLLDPRQPEPWRRRFAQWLKMNDRLGFYEYFESKPSPDGFYLAANLREVMALPDHRNAMIYAEMSNDRDRDGIGEGEYGWDIGLMNHWVEARLFWDPTQDVDALYHYYIRRTYREAAPQMLQYYAMIRDSWQDPENKTFSACHASISGVYKGLIIDQGLEKKCLSILTEAEAAAKHPHSKVMIRRMRAQYEEFGQDLARLIVADVPELRGESSDFDSLQWEKPSVSGDFRLTSRAGKSEEAGPATSIQAARDGETLVLRFRLDDPHPAEREALAPVAGKEIWPQGDHVEFWVYSGGQEYLFAFNANGAQYDAKELDRSWDSGWKLKVRPTAAGWEAIATLPLSTFRLEPGAKTSVEWFAAREIRHAGGEAVQVSYQGLPLHYRKFPIIVE from the coding sequence ATGAAGAGTCCGCTGCTTGTTTTGGCGCTCTGTTGCCTGGGCGCGTCGCCTGTGGCGGCGGCCACGCTGGTCCGCGACGGAAAGCCGCAGGGCGAGTTCGTCCTGGCCGATCCGCCGGCCCCGGCGGAACAGTACGCCGTCGACGATGTGTGTCACTGGATTGAACAGATCACCGGCGCCCAGGTTCCCGTGCTGACGACCGCCAGCGAACAGAAGAATGTGAAGGTGTTTGTCGGTGCTTCTTTCGCGGGTGAATTTGTTGACGATCTGAAGAAGCTGGCCGGGAACGACGGTTTTGCCGTCCGCCGTCGCGGCGAGAACGTGTATGTGTTTGGCAGTCGTCCCCGCGGCACGCTGTATGGACTGTATTCACTGCTGGAGAAGAACACCGACCTGATCTTCGCCCGGCCGCATGAAGAGTTCGGCACGGTGTTCGGCAAAACGCCGAACCTGGAACTGACCGAGACCGACTTCATCGACATCCCGGTGTTCTTGAACCGCCGCTTCGGTCCCAACTGGCCCCGCCATCGTCCCACTGGCGAATGGCTTCTGCGAAATCGCGACAACACCCGCGACGTGCGGGCCAATTACGAAGGCTTCCTTGAGCTTGACCTGATCGAACCGTACGGTACGAACTTCGCCCATCCGATCGCCGGGCACGAGGAAGATCACCCGGAGTACTTTGGCTACAACCCGATCACCCGGTCCCGTCGTTTTGTCAAACACGGCGAAGGCACCATGTGCCTGAGCGTGCCCGGCCTGCCCGCCATCTGGGCCAAGGGACTGGCCGACGATGTCGCAAAGCATGAGGCCCGCTGGGGACGAAAGGTCGACCAGGTTCGCCTGGGACCTGGCGATAACTGGTTCTGTTGCCAGTGCGAGAAGTGCCTGGCGCCCATCACCCTGCCCGACGGCACGCGGCGGGAGTGCCAGGATCCGGACTCGATCAAAGATCCGCAGTTCCGATCCACGCAGGTGTTCCAGTTCATCAACGAGGCGATGCCGACCTGGCAGAAACTGCGGCCCGATACGCCGCTGCATGTGCTGGCTTACATCCACTTTGCGGAGCCGCCGCTGGTCCCCGTCCATCCGGATCTGGGCGTCTGGTTTGCGCCGTATCCGACCAGCAACCTCCACTTCCCGCTGCTGGATCCACGGCAGCCGGAACCCTGGCGCCGGCGTTTCGCCCAGTGGCTGAAAATGAACGACCGGCTGGGTTTTTACGAATACTTTGAATCCAAGCCGTCGCCCGACGGATTCTATCTGGCGGCCAACCTGCGGGAAGTGATGGCCCTGCCCGACCATCGCAACGCGATGATCTACGCCGAAATGAGCAACGACCGCGACCGCGACGGCATCGGCGAAGGCGAGTACGGCTGGGACATTGGTCTCATGAATCACTGGGTGGAGGCCCGCCTTTTCTGGGATCCCACGCAGGATGTCGATGCGCTATACCACTACTATATCCGGCGGACCTATCGGGAAGCGGCCCCGCAAATGCTGCAGTACTACGCCATGATCAGGGACAGCTGGCAGGACCCGGAGAACAAAACGTTCAGCGCCTGCCATGCCAGCATCTCGGGTGTTTATAAAGGGCTGATCATTGACCAGGGGCTCGAGAAAAAATGCCTGTCGATCCTGACCGAGGCCGAAGCGGCCGCGAAACATCCGCACTCCAAGGTGATGATTCGCCGGATGCGGGCGCAGTACGAAGAGTTTGGCCAGGACCTGGCCCGGCTGATCGTGGCGGATGTTCCCGAACTGCGCGGCGAGTCGAGCGACTTTGATTCGCTACAGTGGGAAAAGCCGTCCGTGTCGGGTGACTTCCGCCTGACGTCGCGCGCCGGAAAGTCCGAAGAAGCCGGACCGGCGACTTCGATCCAGGCCGCCCGGGACGGCGAGACGCTGGTGCTGCGGTTCCGTCTGGACGACCCCCATCCGGCAGAACGGGAGGCCCTGGCGCCGGTCGCCGGCAAGGAAATCTGGCCGCAAGGGGACCATGTCGAGTTCTGGGTCTACAGCGGCGGGCAGGAGTATCTGTTTGCCTTCAATGCGAACGGCGCCCAGTACGACGCCAAAGAGCTGGACCGCTCCTGGGACTCCGGCTGGAAACTGAAAGTCCGCCCGACCGCCGCTGGCTGGGAAGCAATCGCCACGCTGCCGCTGTCGACGTTCCGGCTGGAGCCTGGCGCCAAAACCAGCGTCGAGTGGTTCGCCGCGCGCGAGATCCGCCACGCTGGCGGAGAGGCTGTGCAGGTTTCCTATCAGGGGCTGCCGCTCCACTATCGCAAGTTCCCGATCATCGTTGAGTAA
- a CDS encoding DOMON domain-containing protein has protein sequence MRILLAIALTATAWSGLGADEIEGRKVYEVRYQEEIPYGVASWSASAAVKTGTGKESRFLPYNSEAAKGLILDATTDRDVETDPALQGRETSFYMAYNSQGWYIYIHCQEPDIQAYLDQSRDVSLELFFAPGLKRTPYYQMIVRQFAGTVSHYDWGMPHRHYRSIKDAAKVESLPLKTGYATFIFIPWEILYDRIPTDGEYWRFGLMRWGPSMTWGGKVHDTGNFGLIHFEKPPADQREKFDRRILRSAWFKYQAAAKAATTFWSDEELGDLDFYHETLKPEIDRQTALGEALGDPNEWDAFDLKRGAPAIADWMEFKYKVGELRTEFLLQKRFADNP, from the coding sequence ATGAGAATCCTGCTTGCTATCGCCCTGACGGCGACTGCCTGGAGCGGCCTGGGCGCCGACGAAATCGAAGGCAGAAAAGTTTACGAAGTCCGCTACCAGGAAGAGATTCCCTACGGCGTGGCCAGCTGGTCCGCCTCGGCAGCGGTTAAAACGGGAACCGGCAAAGAGAGCCGCTTTCTGCCCTACAACAGCGAGGCCGCCAAAGGCCTGATTCTGGACGCCACGACCGACCGCGATGTCGAAACCGACCCGGCCCTGCAGGGACGGGAAACGTCGTTCTACATGGCGTACAATTCCCAGGGCTGGTACATCTACATCCATTGCCAGGAGCCCGATATCCAGGCTTACCTGGATCAAAGCAGGGACGTCTCGCTGGAGCTGTTCTTCGCGCCGGGACTCAAGCGAACGCCGTACTATCAAATGATCGTCCGACAGTTCGCCGGCACGGTGTCCCACTATGACTGGGGCATGCCGCATCGCCATTACCGCTCGATCAAAGATGCGGCCAAGGTCGAATCGCTGCCGCTGAAAACGGGATACGCGACCTTCATCTTTATCCCCTGGGAGATCCTCTACGATCGCATTCCGACCGACGGCGAGTACTGGCGTTTTGGCCTGATGCGCTGGGGACCGTCGATGACCTGGGGCGGCAAGGTGCACGATACGGGCAACTTTGGCCTGATCCACTTTGAGAAGCCGCCGGCCGACCAGCGCGAGAAGTTCGACCGCCGCATTTTGCGTTCGGCCTGGTTCAAGTACCAGGCCGCCGCCAAAGCGGCGACCACTTTCTGGTCCGATGAAGAACTGGGCGATCTGGACTTTTACCACGAGACGCTCAAGCCGGAAATCGATCGTCAGACGGCGCTCGGCGAAGCGCTGGGCGACCCGAACGAATGGGACGCCTTCGACCTGAAACGGGGAGCCCCCGCCATCGCCGACTGGATGGAGTTCAAGTACAAGGTCGGCGAACTGCGGACCGAGTTTCTCCTGCAGAAACGCTTCGCCGATAACCCGTAA
- a CDS encoding LysR family transcriptional regulator, which yields MAKTGRAYKEITFQQLRSFCETARLGSFTAAAEFLDVSHPTVWKQVHALERELGTQLLEPHGRGSRLTAAGQVLLEMAQPAVTSIGTLTRRFHERLSISVTRLKVVSTPRIIVEDLPECVLQYEKRNPRVQFSLAEETNQEITSAIETGRADLGLTASPGDQDNPRIEYGPGYQLNIYLITRDDHPLAKKRSVRPEDLVDYPIVNTPDSFPNPAVNLQLADLGLFRTQPRRVEAHYAAAIRRYVGLGFGFGLLGRLPNAIPEPGFHERDMSRYFRGSPIRFLWRRGIVLAPAAREFMETVQQMLGASQRRRGPGG from the coding sequence ATGGCAAAAACAGGACGAGCCTATAAAGAGATTACGTTCCAGCAACTGCGCAGTTTTTGCGAAACGGCTCGACTGGGCAGCTTTACCGCCGCGGCCGAATTCCTCGATGTTTCCCACCCGACCGTCTGGAAACAGGTGCACGCCCTGGAACGGGAACTGGGGACGCAATTGCTGGAGCCGCATGGCCGCGGCAGCCGTTTGACGGCGGCCGGCCAGGTGCTGCTGGAGATGGCCCAGCCTGCGGTGACTTCGATCGGTACGCTCACCCGGCGTTTCCATGAGCGGCTCAGCATTTCCGTCACTCGGCTGAAGGTCGTGAGCACCCCACGAATCATTGTCGAGGACCTGCCGGAGTGTGTGCTCCAGTACGAGAAGCGGAATCCCCGCGTGCAGTTCTCGCTGGCGGAAGAGACGAACCAGGAGATCACTTCTGCGATTGAAACAGGCCGCGCCGACCTGGGCCTGACCGCCAGTCCCGGCGACCAGGACAATCCCCGCATTGAATACGGCCCTGGCTATCAGCTGAACATTTACCTGATCACGCGGGACGACCATCCTTTGGCCAAAAAACGGAGTGTGCGTCCTGAGGATCTGGTGGACTATCCGATTGTAAATACGCCCGATTCGTTTCCCAACCCGGCCGTCAACCTGCAGCTGGCGGATCTGGGATTGTTCCGCACGCAGCCGCGCCGGGTCGAGGCCCATTATGCGGCCGCCATCAGGCGTTATGTGGGGCTGGGGTTCGGCTTTGGTCTGCTGGGCCGGCTGCCGAACGCGATCCCGGAGCCCGGCTTTCATGAACGGGATATGTCCCGCTATTTCCGCGGCTCTCCGATCCGCTTTCTGTGGCGGCGAGGCATCGTTTTGGCCCCTGCCGCGCGGGAGTTCATGGAGACCGTGCAGCAGATGCTGGGTGCGTCCCAGCGCCGTCGCGGGCCGGGCGGGTAG
- a CDS encoding SpoIIAA family protein — MVEILSDMPAHTIGIRLSGKLHDKDYQTFVPLIDAEIAEEGKVNLLAQFQDFEGWDMKALWSDIQFSTTHCTTIHRIALVGEKDWEQWMASVCKPFTMAKVQYFDVTDYDKAVAWLAEAN, encoded by the coding sequence GTGGTTGAAATTCTTTCCGACATGCCCGCCCACACCATCGGAATCAGGTTGAGCGGAAAACTCCACGACAAGGACTACCAGACCTTTGTGCCGCTCATCGATGCCGAGATTGCCGAGGAAGGGAAAGTCAACTTGCTGGCCCAGTTCCAGGATTTTGAAGGCTGGGACATGAAAGCGCTGTGGAGCGACATTCAATTCTCCACGACCCACTGCACGACCATCCATCGCATCGCCCTGGTCGGCGAGAAAGACTGGGAGCAATGGATGGCGTCGGTCTGCAAGCCATTCACCATGGCCAAGGTGCAGTATTTCGACGTCACCGACTACGACAAAGCGGTCGCCTGGCTGGCCGAAGCGAACTAA
- a CDS encoding PDZ domain-containing protein — protein sequence MKITLKRLAAACLAMAGCFLLAAPSTAQSPYGPYGQGQAPYGQGQNPYGQGQTPAAAPGAAPAAAPTVIHIHHHYGPAAPSANLISGNQASTAWNYGWQPGTGTIVTPWKQNWGHLGFTGYLGQHGGGVDLDVASLDVFTGLVVDTVTPDSPATQLGLVPGDFIRSINGTAVDNYKQVTNLFEQTEQQPGGELTMEVWNPHTRRTSTLTAKIAD from the coding sequence ATGAAGATCACATTGAAGCGTCTGGCGGCGGCTTGCCTGGCAATGGCCGGCTGTTTCCTGCTGGCCGCCCCCAGCACCGCGCAGTCGCCTTATGGTCCCTACGGCCAGGGACAAGCACCTTACGGCCAGGGTCAAAATCCCTACGGCCAGGGACAGACTCCCGCCGCAGCGCCGGGAGCTGCTCCGGCTGCGGCGCCGACGGTGATTCATATTCACCATCACTACGGTCCGGCGGCCCCTTCGGCAAATCTGATCTCCGGCAACCAGGCCTCGACCGCCTGGAACTACGGCTGGCAGCCTGGAACCGGCACCATCGTGACGCCCTGGAAACAGAACTGGGGCCATCTGGGCTTCACCGGTTATCTGGGACAGCACGGCGGCGGCGTGGATCTGGATGTCGCCTCGCTCGATGTCTTTACCGGCCTGGTCGTCGACACGGTGACGCCTGATAGCCCGGCGACGCAGCTGGGTCTGGTGCCGGGCGACTTCATCCGCTCCATCAACGGCACGGCCGTCGATAATTACAAGCAGGTAACCAACCTGTTCGAACAGACCGAACAGCAACCGGGCGGCGAACTGACGATGGAAGTCTGGAACCCCCACACCCGTCGCACCTCGACGTTAACCGCCAAAATCGCCGACTAG
- a CDS encoding alpha/beta hydrolase family protein → MTASLISMPGNPAGSSGQYPASLAPGGRRLPAVVALVLLGAMLGPATFLQTSVLQADDTLVPLTSDEVPDNVADLWKSFDPRKDALETEVVQEWQEEGVVCRYVVFKVGVFRGVESRIAGLYTFPAGMKQGPAFVWSHGGGQRAERERGLYFAKQGYATLDLNWGGREIVAGIQSNTDWGKVDPSQGPRFYPKALRKGTKLDLSPDDHTLDPVVSPRNGNWFLLALAGRRGITFLERQPEVDPEKIGFTGYSMGGVITSMAAIDERLKAVAPMVGGSGFILSDFAGLPGSGKARSFPSGELYSRTIDSHAYWPLVKCPVLFLSASNDFHAVFENVYRSAVLLPHNEWRVSQKMHTSHSLGAEQWILLNRWFDRYLKGETVDIPLTPTSVLEVDAEHGTAIFSVTPDQRDKVTAIDVYYSHDPNPRARFWKHAPIVEANGVWTAPLTARPYLPLYVFANCTYALPGQQQSFQGMARAITITSVERAWLPEEIRPELLAAHTGEVAPVFEDFLTNGLRDWGTRPQGGIATYKFQDPDLALPPASRKLSIGLNAPTPGLSVRLRITKNQWLTGAKGPKEEFSASKRLAAAGPQQVLLGVSDFINAEGEPMTDWEDVSVFTLSIYNPVDKASLDFTEPENGTIFGRLEWRDEREDREE, encoded by the coding sequence ATGACAGCTTCTCTCATCTCGATGCCGGGTAACCCGGCGGGTTCAAGCGGACAATATCCAGCCTCCCTGGCGCCAGGAGGTCGTCGCCTGCCGGCGGTCGTCGCCCTGGTCCTGCTGGGGGCTATGCTGGGACCGGCGACGTTCCTGCAGACGTCGGTGCTGCAGGCGGATGATACGCTGGTCCCGTTGACCTCGGACGAAGTGCCCGACAATGTGGCCGATTTGTGGAAGTCGTTCGATCCACGGAAAGACGCGCTAGAGACCGAGGTCGTCCAGGAGTGGCAGGAAGAGGGCGTCGTCTGTCGGTATGTGGTGTTCAAGGTCGGCGTGTTTCGTGGCGTCGAGTCCCGCATCGCCGGTTTGTATACGTTTCCCGCTGGCATGAAGCAGGGGCCCGCGTTTGTCTGGAGCCATGGCGGCGGCCAGCGGGCTGAACGGGAACGGGGCCTTTATTTTGCAAAGCAGGGTTACGCGACCCTGGATCTGAACTGGGGCGGACGGGAGATCGTCGCCGGCATCCAGTCGAATACCGACTGGGGGAAGGTTGATCCCAGCCAGGGCCCGCGGTTTTATCCCAAGGCGCTGCGGAAAGGGACGAAGCTCGATCTGTCGCCCGACGACCATACGCTGGATCCGGTGGTAAGCCCGCGGAACGGGAACTGGTTCCTGCTGGCCCTGGCGGGGCGACGCGGCATTACATTTCTGGAACGGCAGCCCGAGGTGGATCCGGAGAAGATCGGCTTCACCGGCTATTCGATGGGCGGCGTGATCACCTCGATGGCGGCGATTGACGAACGGCTGAAAGCGGTGGCGCCGATGGTCGGCGGCTCTGGGTTTATCCTGTCGGACTTCGCCGGTCTGCCTGGCAGCGGCAAGGCCCGGTCGTTTCCCAGCGGCGAGTTGTACTCTCGGACGATCGATTCGCACGCCTACTGGCCGCTGGTGAAATGTCCCGTGCTGTTCCTCAGCGCGTCGAACGATTTCCATGCGGTGTTTGAGAATGTCTACCGTTCGGCGGTGCTGCTGCCCCATAACGAATGGCGCGTCAGTCAGAAAATGCACACCAGCCACTCGCTGGGCGCCGAGCAGTGGATCCTGCTCAACCGCTGGTTTGATCGCTATCTGAAAGGGGAAACGGTCGACATCCCGCTCACGCCGACCTCGGTCCTGGAGGTCGACGCCGAGCACGGCACGGCCATTTTCAGCGTGACGCCCGACCAGCGAGACAAAGTTACGGCGATCGATGTGTACTACAGCCACGACCCCAACCCGCGGGCCCGTTTCTGGAAACATGCGCCGATCGTGGAAGCGAACGGCGTGTGGACGGCCCCGCTCACCGCGCGGCCCTACTTGCCGCTGTATGTGTTCGCCAATTGCACCTACGCTTTGCCGGGCCAGCAGCAGTCGTTCCAGGGGATGGCCAGGGCGATCACCATCACGTCGGTCGAGCGGGCCTGGCTGCCGGAAGAAATTCGACCCGAACTGCTGGCGGCCCATACGGGAGAAGTGGCGCCGGTGTTTGAGGACTTTCTAACGAACGGGCTGCGCGACTGGGGGACCCGGCCGCAGGGCGGAATCGCCACCTACAAGTTCCAGGATCCCGACCTGGCGTTGCCGCCAGCCAGCCGCAAGCTGTCCATCGGGCTGAATGCCCCGACGCCCGGGCTGAGCGTGCGGCTGCGGATCACCAAAAACCAGTGGCTCACCGGAGCGAAAGGGCCGAAAGAAGAGTTCTCGGCCTCCAAAAGACTGGCGGCCGCCGGCCCGCAGCAAGTCCTGCTCGGCGTTTCGGATTTTATCAACGCCGAAGGAGAGCCGATGACCGACTGGGAGGATGTCAGCGTCTTCACGCTTTCGATCTATAACCCGGTGGATAAGGCCAGCCTGGATTTCACGGAGCCGGAGAACGGCACGATCTTCGGTCGCCTGGAGTGGCGGGACGAGCGGGAAGACCGGGAAGAGTAA